One window from the genome of Jiangella alba encodes:
- a CDS encoding S8 family serine peptidase, protein MTRPSRAPGRRAVTRRAGLAATAAVALAAGTLGTVAAGTAAPASDGYLGTLAELAGLPEPSGELTHEPTGAWFVELTAKPVADGGSRATAQRQQDRVLAEADALGADVEVRYTYDRLWNGLSVTASEADISRLAGSAEVAAVYPVVTVDAPDPATSEPAMDSALGMTGADIAQSELGFTGDGLRVGIVDTGIDIDHPDLGGGGTPGETTFPTSRVVAGYDFVGDDYNADDTSAAYQPVPSPDDNPDDCNGHGSHVAGIVGASGDSAAGGVTGVAPEVEFGAYRVFGCGGSTTSDIILAALERAHADDMDVVNMSLGAGFVTWPEYPTATASDALVDDGVVVVASIGNNGTSGTWSAGAPGVGDKVIGVASFDNTEYDARMFTVSPDGREVGYAEASGAPSAPTSGDVPLSRTGTPDSTQDGCTAAGALPDLTGTVALIERGTCPFYEKAHNAQQAGAAAVVLYNNVPGAFAPTVAPPTPADPPITVPVVAVDQETGIELDGRIAAGATTLTWTDQTTTVENSTGGLISSFSSYGMASDLSLKPDLGAPGGLIRSTYPLEGDGYAVISGTSMASPHVAGAVALLLQAHPSLSPEQVRDVLQNSADPADWSLVPGAGYVEPAHRQGAGMLDIDDAILAPVAVAPGKLSLGESEAGPSTQTLTLTNDGDEDVTYELSHADGITTAGAPNNPQFFEGGASVAFSASSVTVPAGSSASVEVTVTAPAEPDLGQYGGWVVLTPAEGEPLRVPFAGFVGDYQQLPVLTDAGFGLPALGDVTACERYVGVNCTMGGEFDLLPEGATFSMTEGDYPVVIAHLEHAAQNVSVQLFHAKADGTAGRPYAGGRLNTVLSEDFVGRSSAATAFNAYTWDGTRPRGNGTDRRVPVPDGRYVLRLTATKPLGDPSNPDHVETWDSPVVIVDRD, encoded by the coding sequence ATGACACGACCATCGAGAGCGCCGGGGAGGCGGGCCGTCACCCGGCGCGCCGGACTCGCCGCGACCGCCGCGGTGGCCCTGGCCGCCGGGACGCTCGGCACCGTCGCCGCCGGCACCGCTGCGCCCGCGAGCGACGGCTACCTCGGCACGCTCGCCGAGCTGGCCGGGCTGCCGGAGCCGTCCGGTGAGCTGACGCACGAGCCCACCGGCGCGTGGTTCGTCGAGCTGACCGCGAAGCCGGTCGCCGACGGCGGCAGTCGCGCCACGGCGCAGCGCCAGCAGGACCGCGTCCTTGCCGAGGCCGATGCGCTGGGCGCCGACGTGGAGGTCCGCTACACCTACGACCGGCTGTGGAACGGCCTGTCGGTGACGGCGTCCGAGGCCGACATCAGCCGGCTGGCCGGCTCGGCCGAGGTCGCCGCGGTGTACCCCGTCGTCACGGTCGACGCGCCCGACCCGGCGACGTCCGAGCCCGCCATGGACTCCGCGCTCGGCATGACCGGCGCCGACATCGCGCAGAGCGAGCTGGGCTTCACCGGCGACGGCCTCAGGGTCGGCATCGTCGACACCGGCATCGACATCGACCACCCGGACCTCGGCGGCGGCGGCACGCCCGGCGAGACGACCTTCCCGACCAGCCGCGTCGTGGCCGGCTACGACTTCGTCGGCGACGACTACAACGCCGACGACACCTCCGCCGCCTACCAGCCCGTCCCCAGTCCCGACGACAACCCGGACGACTGCAATGGACACGGCAGTCACGTCGCCGGCATCGTCGGCGCGAGCGGCGACAGCGCGGCCGGCGGCGTCACCGGCGTGGCGCCCGAGGTCGAGTTCGGCGCGTACCGCGTGTTCGGCTGCGGCGGTTCCACGACGTCCGACATCATCCTGGCCGCGCTGGAGCGGGCACACGCCGACGACATGGACGTCGTCAACATGAGCCTCGGCGCCGGCTTCGTCACCTGGCCGGAGTACCCGACGGCCACGGCCAGCGACGCGCTGGTCGACGACGGCGTCGTGGTGGTCGCGTCGATCGGCAACAACGGCACGTCCGGCACCTGGTCCGCGGGCGCACCGGGCGTCGGCGACAAGGTCATCGGCGTCGCGTCGTTCGACAACACCGAGTACGACGCGCGCATGTTCACCGTCAGCCCGGACGGCCGCGAGGTCGGCTACGCCGAGGCGAGCGGCGCGCCCAGCGCACCCACGTCAGGCGACGTCCCGCTGTCGCGCACCGGCACGCCCGACTCCACCCAGGACGGGTGCACCGCGGCCGGGGCGCTGCCCGACCTGACCGGCACCGTCGCGCTGATCGAGCGGGGCACCTGCCCGTTCTACGAGAAGGCGCACAACGCCCAGCAGGCCGGCGCGGCCGCCGTCGTCCTCTACAACAACGTGCCCGGCGCGTTCGCGCCGACGGTGGCGCCGCCGACCCCGGCCGACCCGCCCATCACCGTCCCCGTCGTCGCCGTCGACCAGGAGACCGGCATCGAGCTGGACGGCCGCATCGCCGCCGGCGCCACGACGCTGACCTGGACCGACCAGACCACCACCGTCGAGAACTCGACCGGCGGGCTGATCTCGTCGTTCAGCTCCTACGGCATGGCGTCGGACCTGTCGCTGAAGCCGGACCTCGGCGCGCCGGGCGGGCTGATCCGCTCGACCTACCCGCTCGAGGGCGACGGCTACGCCGTCATCTCCGGCACCTCCATGGCGTCGCCGCACGTGGCCGGCGCGGTCGCGCTGCTGCTGCAGGCGCACCCGTCGCTGTCGCCGGAGCAGGTCCGCGACGTGCTGCAGAACAGCGCCGACCCGGCCGACTGGTCGCTGGTCCCGGGCGCCGGGTACGTCGAGCCGGCGCACCGTCAGGGCGCGGGCATGCTCGACATCGACGACGCGATCCTCGCGCCGGTCGCGGTGGCGCCGGGCAAGCTGTCGCTCGGTGAGAGCGAGGCCGGGCCGTCGACGCAGACCCTCACGCTGACCAACGACGGCGACGAGGACGTCACGTACGAGCTGTCGCACGCCGACGGCATCACCACGGCGGGCGCGCCGAACAACCCGCAGTTCTTCGAGGGTGGCGCGTCGGTGGCGTTCTCGGCGTCGTCGGTGACGGTGCCCGCGGGGTCGTCCGCCTCGGTCGAGGTGACGGTGACCGCGCCGGCCGAGCCGGACCTCGGCCAGTACGGCGGCTGGGTCGTCCTGACGCCGGCCGAGGGTGAGCCGCTGCGGGTGCCGTTCGCCGGCTTCGTCGGCGACTACCAGCAGCTGCCGGTGCTCACCGACGCCGGGTTCGGGCTGCCCGCGCTGGGCGACGTCACGGCCTGCGAGCGCTACGTCGGCGTCAACTGCACCATGGGCGGCGAGTTCGACCTGCTGCCCGAGGGCGCGACGTTCTCCATGACCGAGGGCGACTACCCGGTCGTCATCGCGCACCTGGAGCACGCGGCGCAGAACGTGTCGGTGCAGCTGTTCCACGCCAAGGCCGACGGCACGGCGGGGCGCCCGTACGCGGGTGGCCGCCTGAACACCGTCCTCTCCGAGGACTTCGTCGGGCGCAGCAGCGCGGCGACCGCGTTCAACGCCTACACCTGGGACGGGACGCGGCCCCGCGGCAACGGCACCGACCGGCGCGTCCCCGTGCCGGACGGCCGCTACGTCCTGCGCCTGACGGCCACCAAGCCGCTCGGCGACCCGTCGAACCCTGACCACGTCGAGACCTGGGACTCCCCGGTCGTCATCGTCGACCGGGACTGA
- a CDS encoding M14 family zinc carboxypeptidase, with protein MWTRSLPAGLAGLVLTVTAALSAPAAPDDGAPAPALRTPEDRTQASELTPSLGTTDAATLLSAVAAAPGQLPGQPRDDVIVDVPENPADASIPLNLTPYHAVAPALRALQDSDRVSVEIIGQSALGRDLHLVVVTSPMSDAEWAEWQRLSDLRSADPDAAIAAMEAGEYDDWKSPLFVNSNIHGNEWEGTDATLQVLDELAFSSDPEVTELLDQHVIAMVVTNNPDGRVAGTRANGNGFDINRDYITASQPESRAVRAQLIRYDPLTMLDEHGYTGTTLIEPTTGPHGENYEYDLYIRQAIRNGLAMEEAVLALGEPRVTEVNIPFRNQTDGWDDWPPIFTPMYAMLHGAVGHTVEIPLNPRGIADPVLRHENTRINTAVARATIEANFAWAYENRMSLLADQLEIFRRGEAGESSRPIDDDLALSLALGDNGKTFLQDYPRAYVIPAERRGDAAAARLAQFLLDNDVEVHQARRPFTAGGATYPAGSYVVDLHQAKRGLASTILDVGRDVTTNFPTMYDISAWSQAYLWGTDVATVPAGSSLDARALSPISAVAPTGYVPPGRPAHYGFTAGTLAGIRAVNAFVDAGVPVRRTASGVFSVPGSARSLVEDAAATYGIAFSAVGAAALRGAVPVDVALVGTSAPADELHALARMGFATTNVTAAGFNAGTYAFADFDALYVSTTGFDPRQLDAARQAAFAAWRAAGGTIVGRGAGGWTFSDRADLLAVGLVDPREWNSANGIVTVTNDPASPVTGTASPSSFVSNPQHFTGLGAGVRVDQSFGGEGFFLAGHWIGHEAVAGQPVVVSGVAGGADVTLFATEPLYRSHPEGLFPQVANALWQ; from the coding sequence ATGTGGACTCGCTCGCTGCCCGCCGGCCTCGCCGGACTCGTGCTGACGGTGACGGCGGCGCTGTCCGCTCCGGCCGCCCCCGACGACGGCGCGCCGGCCCCGGCGCTGCGCACCCCCGAGGACCGCACGCAGGCGTCGGAGCTGACGCCGTCGCTCGGCACGACCGACGCGGCGACGCTGCTGTCGGCGGTCGCCGCCGCCCCCGGCCAGCTGCCCGGGCAGCCGCGCGACGACGTCATCGTCGACGTGCCGGAGAACCCCGCCGACGCGTCGATCCCGCTGAACCTGACGCCGTACCACGCCGTCGCGCCGGCGCTGCGGGCGCTGCAGGACAGCGACCGTGTCAGCGTCGAGATCATCGGGCAGTCCGCGCTCGGCCGCGACCTGCACCTCGTCGTCGTCACCTCCCCGATGAGTGACGCCGAGTGGGCGGAGTGGCAGCGGCTGTCCGACCTGCGCAGCGCCGACCCCGACGCCGCGATCGCCGCCATGGAGGCCGGCGAGTACGACGACTGGAAGTCGCCGCTGTTCGTCAACAGCAACATCCACGGCAACGAGTGGGAGGGCACCGACGCGACGCTGCAGGTGCTCGACGAGCTGGCGTTCTCGTCCGACCCCGAGGTCACGGAGCTGCTCGACCAGCACGTCATCGCGATGGTCGTCACGAACAACCCGGACGGCCGGGTCGCGGGCACCCGCGCCAACGGCAACGGGTTCGACATCAACCGCGACTACATCACCGCCTCGCAGCCCGAGTCGCGCGCCGTCCGCGCCCAGCTGATCCGCTACGACCCGCTGACCATGCTGGACGAGCACGGCTACACCGGCACGACGCTGATCGAGCCGACCACCGGGCCGCACGGCGAGAACTACGAGTACGACCTCTACATCCGCCAGGCCATCCGCAACGGCCTGGCCATGGAGGAGGCGGTGCTGGCGCTCGGCGAGCCGCGCGTGACCGAGGTGAACATCCCGTTCCGCAACCAGACCGACGGCTGGGACGACTGGCCGCCGATCTTCACCCCCATGTACGCGATGCTGCACGGCGCCGTCGGGCACACCGTCGAGATCCCGCTGAACCCGCGCGGCATCGCCGACCCCGTGCTGCGGCACGAGAACACCCGCATCAACACCGCCGTGGCTCGCGCCACCATCGAGGCCAACTTCGCGTGGGCGTACGAGAACCGGATGAGCCTGCTCGCCGACCAGCTGGAGATCTTCCGGCGCGGCGAGGCCGGCGAGTCGTCGCGGCCGATCGACGACGACCTCGCCCTGTCACTGGCGCTCGGCGACAACGGGAAGACGTTCCTGCAGGACTACCCGCGGGCCTACGTCATACCGGCCGAGCGGCGCGGAGACGCGGCCGCCGCGCGACTGGCGCAGTTCCTCCTCGACAACGACGTCGAGGTGCACCAGGCGCGGCGGCCGTTCACCGCCGGCGGCGCCACCTACCCGGCCGGCTCGTACGTCGTCGACCTGCACCAGGCCAAGCGTGGCCTGGCCAGCACCATCCTCGACGTCGGCCGCGACGTCACCACGAACTTCCCCACCATGTACGACATCTCGGCGTGGAGCCAGGCGTACCTGTGGGGCACGGACGTCGCGACCGTGCCCGCCGGGTCGTCGCTGGACGCCCGCGCGCTGTCGCCGATCTCGGCCGTGGCGCCGACGGGATACGTGCCGCCAGGGCGGCCGGCGCACTACGGGTTCACCGCCGGAACGCTGGCCGGGATCCGTGCGGTGAACGCGTTCGTCGACGCCGGTGTCCCGGTGCGGCGCACGGCGTCCGGGGTCTTCTCGGTGCCCGGCTCGGCCCGCTCCCTCGTCGAGGACGCGGCGGCGACGTACGGCATCGCGTTCTCCGCCGTCGGCGCGGCGGCGCTGCGGGGCGCGGTACCGGTGGACGTCGCGCTGGTCGGCACCAGCGCACCGGCCGACGAGCTGCACGCGCTGGCCCGCATGGGCTTCGCCACGACGAACGTCACCGCGGCCGGGTTCAACGCCGGGACGTACGCGTTCGCCGACTTCGACGCCCTGTACGTGTCGACCACCGGGTTCGACCCGCGGCAGCTGGACGCGGCGCGGCAGGCGGCGTTCGCGGCCTGGCGGGCGGCCGGCGGCACGATCGTCGGGCGCGGCGCCGGCGGCTGGACGTTCAGCGACCGCGCCGATCTCCTGGCCGTCGGGCTGGTCGACCCGCGCGAGTGGAACTCCGCCAACGGCATCGTCACGGTGACGAACGACCCCGCCTCGCCCGTCACCGGCACGGCGTCGCCGTCGTCGTTCGTCAGCAACCCGCAGCACTTCACCGGCCTGGGCGCGGGTGTGCGCGTCGACCAGAGCTTCGGCGGCGAGGGCTTCTTCCTGGCCGGCCACTGGATCGGCCACGAGGCCGTCGCCGGTCAGCCGGTGGTCGTCAGCGGCGTGGCCGGCGGCGCCGACGTCACGCTGTTCGCCACCGAGCCGCTCTACCGCTCGCATCCGGAAGGGCTGTTCCCGCAGGTCGCGAACGCGCTCTGGCAGTAG